The window AGGAGCAACTGGGCGACCAAGTCGTATGCTCACCCACGTTGATCAGCCACTTTGAGGCAGGGCGTCGGCTGCCGAAGCCAGATGATGCCCAGCGGATCGACCGGGCGCTGGGGACGGACGGGTTCTTCGTGCGCTGGCTGGAGGACCTGGAGTCGGAGTACCGCGACGACTTCGCGGCTGTGGCTGAGTTGGAGCAGCAGGCAACGCTGATCCAGCAGTTCGCGCTCACACTGGTCCCGGGCATTCTCCAGACCCCCGAATATGCGCGAGCTGTGTTCAGCGCGTATCGGCCGAACCCCATCGCCAAGGAACTTGACAAGGCAGTTGTCATCCGAACGAGGCGCGCCAGGCTGTTGGACGATCCGTCGAAGCCGGTCGTCTGGACGCTGCTCGACGAGGCCGTAATCAGACGCCAGGTCGGCGGACCGCAGGTCATGGCCGATCAGTTGCGAAGGATCGTGGACTTGGCCGAGTCCGGGCGTCTGCGGCTCCACGTGCTCCCGTACGAGGCGGGAGCGCACGCGCTGCAGCAGGGCCTCCTGACCCTGATGTCCTTCGAGGACTCCGCTCCGGTGGCGTACGTCGAAACCTTCCTCGTCGGTCAACTGATTGACAACCCGCCCCTGGTGAGCACCGCGCAAGCGGCCTACGCTCTCGCGCTCAGCGACGCGTTGTCCCAGCAGGATTCACTTGCCCTCGTCAGGGCAGCAGCGAAGGAGCACTCGCATGACCGGCCTTGAGATCACCGGGTGGTACAAGTCCAGCTACAGCGGAGGGGAATCCCCGCAAGGCGAATGCCTGGAAGTCGCCCACGGCCACCCCGGCATCCCCGTCCGGGACAGCAAATCCACCCCCGGCCCCATCCTCACCTTCTCGGCGACTGGCTGGACTGCTTTCGTCACCGCCGTCAAGGAAGGCCAGTTCACCGCCGCAAGCTGTAACTGACCAGCGATGCCCCCACCACCGACCCGAGGGTCGGCACGAGGAACTGCGTGAACGCGGTCCAGCCCGCTCATGGAGAGCCCGCTCATGGAGATCCTGCTCATCCTGATGAGCTTCGAGGACTCCGCCCCGGTGGCGTCAGAACGCTTACGCTCTGGCCCTGAGCGACGCGTTGTCGCAGCAGGATTCACCGCCCCTCGTCAGGTCCGCAGCGGAGGAGCACGCACGTGATCAGCAGTGAGCGCACCGGCTGGTTCAAGTCCAGCTACAGCGGCGG of the Streptomyces koelreuteriae genome contains:
- a CDS encoding helix-turn-helix domain-containing protein, coding for MDERRRPRSSREKYGEELRLRRTVARLTQEQLGDQVVCSPTLISHFEAGRRLPKPDDAQRIDRALGTDGFFVRWLEDLESEYRDDFAAVAELEQQATLIQQFALTLVPGILQTPEYARAVFSAYRPNPIAKELDKAVVIRTRRARLLDDPSKPVVWTLLDEAVIRRQVGGPQVMADQLRRIVDLAESGRLRLHVLPYEAGAHALQQGLLTLMSFEDSAPVAYVETFLVGQLIDNPPLVSTAQAAYALALSDALSQQDSLALVRAAAKEHSHDRP
- a CDS encoding DUF397 domain-containing protein, producing the protein MTGLEITGWYKSSYSGGESPQGECLEVAHGHPGIPVRDSKSTPGPILTFSATGWTAFVTAVKEGQFTAASCN